In Rhodamnia argentea isolate NSW1041297 chromosome 5, ASM2092103v1, whole genome shotgun sequence, the DNA window ATGAACACGTCCCGTGGTCAAGAAAGATGCGCCCATTGTGGCATCCTGAGATATACACGAGATGTGTGTTATCGACTTCATGGCTTCCCTCCCAATCAAAGCGGTGCCGTGGACAGCCATCTACCTCTTCTCGACCCGCGATTAATAATTCTAGCCATACTTCCGATTCGGCATCTCCTCCATTCACAAATGATCAATATAAGCAAGCGATGCGCTTGCTATAAGAGGTAAACATCCCGAAAGCCAACTTGTCGGGTAATGTTCTTGACTTATCTTCGAATTCATTTAATTATGATACTTGGGTTATTGACACTGGCGCCATCAACCACATCACATTTGAACCTCGTCACCTTATAAGGCTGACACACTATCCCTCTCCACATCCCACTGTTGAAATTCCAAATGGTGTTGGTGTCCCCGCAACATCACATGGTTCGGCCCTTCTTACCCCAATTATCTCCCTTAATAATGTACTTTACGCTCCCTCTTTCAAATACAACTTATTATCAATCTCCAAGCTCACTCAAACTTTAAACTGCtcagttatttttttcctaaccaGTGTTTTTTCAAGACTTTTTGACAAAGAAGATCATTGGTTAAGGCCATGAACGTGGTAGTTTTTATTACTTGGAAATTCCTACCGGATCTGCCGTTCTTTCTCTTGAAACATCTTCACCTCATCTTTGGCACGCCCGCTTAGGACATCCATTTGAGTTAGTTTTATCTACTTTgcaacaaaatttatgttttagTCCAGTAAAACAATTAAATCCATGTGATGTTTGTCATTTATCAAGCAAACACGTCTATCTTTTATATCTAGCACTATTACTTCTTTACATCCTTTTGAGCTTATCCATATTGACACTTGGGAACCTTATTCTCATTTTACACATAATACAtgtcgttatttttttttttatctattgttGATGACTATTAGCGCCatacttggtttttttttttttggttactttTAAGTCTGATGCAATTGATTCTCCGATTCGcttctttgcttttgttgaaactcaatttcaaacaaaagtccaaaatgttcaatttgataACGGGACTAAATTCCTTTCCTCTCGTTTACAAGAGTTTTTTGCGCCCACGGTATTCACTACCAGCGTAGTTGCCCTCACACTCCTAAACAAAATGGAATTGTTGAGCGTGAGCATTGTCACTTGCTCAATGTTGCTCGTGCATTGCGTTTTCACTCTGTTATGCCTCTTCATTTTTTGGGGGATTGTGTCTTAAGCGCTACTTATCTCATTAATAGACTACTGAGTCCTCTCCCACACAATAAACTCTCGTATGACCTTCTCTATGACAAACCACCTTCCTATTCTCATCTTCGTGTCTTTGGTTCATTATGCTACGATTCTACCGGTCATCTTCACTCCAATAAATTTTGGTCCTCGATCTTGCCGATGTGTACTAATTGGTTATCCCACAAACCACAAAGGTTACCGTCTCTATGACCTCCAAGCCCAAACAATTTTTATTAGTCGTGACGACGTTTTCTAtgaaaaagattttcctttccgTCAAACCATCGAACATACCACAATCGAACGGACTCCGGTAATTCCAATACCCATACCCAACCTTGGTGAAACATCCACTCCGGTACTTGCATTGACCTCACCTTCTCGGCCTCCTGCACCCACAGCCGCACCTTCACCCATTGAACTCGAAGCCGTGCCTCGGCTATCTTGGCAATGCCATCCACCCGGATATCTTCGGGACTACCACTGCACTGTTGTAGCCTCCAATCAATCCTCTTCGAACTCTAAGGTAATTGAAGTAGGTACTCTTTACCCCTTATTCAACAGTTTATCATACTCACGATTTTCACTCACTCACTGTGCTTTTTTAGCCTCCATATCCTCTAAGCGGGAACCCGAAACTTATGATGATGCGTTTCAATCTCCCAAGTGACGGGAGGCGATGTCTTCCGAGATACGGGCCCTTGAACAGAATGACACTCGCGAAATTATTTCTCTTCCTCCTAACAAATAACCCATCGAATGTAAATGGTTTTACCGAATCAAATATAATTCTGATGGCACCTTTGAGCACTACAAGGCTAGGCTCTTTGCAAAGGGTTATAGTCAAACAGAGGGCATTGATTACCATGAGATCTTTGTGCCCATTACTAAAATGGTATACGTTGGCATTTTATTGACTCTTGCTTCGATTCATCATTGGCCTCTATACCAATTAGATATGAATAATGCTTTTCTGCATGGTGATCTTGACGAAGAGGTCTACATGAGGTTTCCACCAGGTTTTCATACTAAGAGGGAGAACTTAGTTTGTCATCTTAAGAAATCACTCTATGGCCTTAAACATGTTTCAAGGCAATGGCTTGCTAAATTCTCTTCTACACTGCTTGATGTTAGTTTTCAAGAGTCCAAGGCGGATTATTCACCTTTTACATTGGTCCGTAGCTCTCTCTTGACCATTGTTcttgtttatgttgatgatttgGTAATCTCGGGTGATGATGAAGTTATGATTCAACTTCTCAAGCGATTTCTTGACACATAATTTTGCATTAAGGACTTGGGTACTCTCAAATACTTCTTGGGCATTGAAGTTTCTCGTTCcgagtttgggatttttttgtcacaaaggAAATATGCTTTTGATATTTTGTCTGACGTTGATCTACTTGGTGGACGTCCTGTTGATACTTCGAAGGAACCCAatatacaattttcaaaatcctCCCCGCTCTTAAGGATCCAGGTTCATATCGATGACTTATTGTTAGATTATTATACTTACGGTTATTCGTTCAAATTTACTCTTTGCGGTGCAACATCTTAGTCAATTTATGCACTCTCGTAATGAAGACCATTGGAATGTTACCCTTCGCATTGTGCAGTATCTTAAGTATGATCCCGACACTGGTTTGTTCTTCCCATCTGATTCTACTCTCCAACTTAATGGTTATACAGATTCTTATTGGGCATCTTGTTCTACATCCCGACGATCTATTTCTCGCTATTGCATGTTTCTTGGTTCTTGTCCCATCTCATGGTGTTCTAAGAAACAAACCACTGTTTCCCGTTCATCAGCAGAAGCTGAATACCATGCTATGGTGTCTGCTGCATAGGAAATCACATGGCTTCACATGCTTTTCTCGGATCTCCACGTCAACACTATCATtgctaaatctttttttgataATACAGCGACTATCCACATCGCCACTAATGCTGTCCTCCACGAACGCACCAAACACATCGAGATTGATTATCTCTTGGTTcgtgaaaaaattcaagatggcaCTTTGCGTAATCTTCATGTTCCCGATCACTCCCAACTCGCAGACTTGTTCACGAAACCGGTCACACGtgatttattttgtaatttaaagAACAAATTGTTGACATGTTCACATtcaccaacttgagggggagtattggtAGATTAGATTTATACTAAAGGGCATAATTGTCATTGTATTGTTTTAGTCCCAAACCCtatgtatatattgtaaattACTTCATCAATGCAAGTAGTGTTCGCCCAAACTCTGCAAGTTTTTACATGTTTCTCCGGTTTTGGTACCTATGGAGGGTTTACAACTTCATTACCGAGCGGCAAAATGTTTGCCTTCAAAAGACAAAATGGGTTTAAGATGCtaaatttttccctttccaaCAGACGGACTGCGGACGATATGCCCATCTAAAAACCATATTGAAACTTCCGGCGATAATCAAAcgcaaaatttgtttttttgggtgtaAATCTTGCTACTTCAGTGAGAAAATGGCCAACAATGAAAAGTCTACAAGCTCATTGGAAGTTTTAGACGTACAAGGCATTTCTTCTGCTGAACCAAGAAATTATTTCAGTGTGAAAATGGCGAAAATAAAGTCTGCATGCTCATTATAAGTTTTACGCGTACAAGGCTCCACTTCTGCTGAACCAAGAAAATTCCAACTGGGGAAAACTGACTAAGCCCACTACGTATTGATGACATCTTCCATAATGAACAATTAAGATGGTGTGCAATTTTCAAACAGTCAAGACGAGAAATCCGCTTCAAGAGTAGGTGTTTATTTCATCGTTCATGCGCATTTAAGGCATCTATAAATATGGTCTCCTTGCAAGATTAGAAGAGTCACAAAagttttgaagaggaaaatgtGGGTTGTTTCAATTGTGTGTTGCCGCGGCAACTTTGTTGTATTATCTTCACCGGGTCTACAAGTGGAGGAACGCGGCGGACTTTTGCCTCCAAGTTCAATGGGTTTGCCTCTCGCTGGAGAGACACTTGAGCTCATCATTCCCAGTTACTCTCTTGACCTTCATCCATTCATAGTGAACCCAATCTGAAGTAAACTTTAGAAGTGGGCAATTTAGGACACGTATTACAACACTTTTTTTAgtagaatttctgttccaaaaatcTGTTTGATAACATAACTTTtagagtagaaatctgtttagttacacaaattcatttttctacttatgtagcctttttttttttgcttcagatgTAGTTTAAGAGttacttgaagaagtaaaaaaaaattacttctatctagaaatagaaaaatcaacttatgcttaGAAGCAGAAGTAAAAAGctaatttctaaagcagaagtgttgccatgcgtgcccttaGTCACAAATAACTCCCGGAAGTGGACAACTTattctcaaaagaaagtccCATGCGAGTCAGAACATTGGGAGGAATTGCCCCGCACATTGAGACAGGTATTCACGCGTGAATCAAACATGCTTGCTGGTCGGTGAGGATTTAACGGTCCAGCCAGCTGAGGTGATTTGAGATCAacattccgtttgtttcgcaaaaaatgcgACATCTTTGAAATatgcttttcaaaaaattatttccttagaaaataattatattttccGGTGTATGGCTGATatccgaaaatgaaaatattttccgtcatttggtaaagaaaatctcatttgatttacTATGTtgtcatttggtaaaaaattgatGATATAGACCCGTCCGTCCTACATGGTACATCCATCGCTAACGtgaataaattttataattttttattaaaaaataattttttaaataatttcttttgaatttttttttcctccctccctTTGGCCAATCACCGGCCTCGAGTGAGGCACCACCTTCCTAGATTCGGCGAGCTCAAGTGAGGCCGAGAGCTCAACCTCGCTCTATGGCCGGTTGCCGACAAccggcaaaggaaaaaaaataaatgaaataaaatgaaaagatattattagaaattcaagaaaaaataaaaagaaagaaaagataaaaaaataaaagaaaaatacaaataattaaaaataaaaataatgtgAAGGAGTGTAGGGAAAAAAGATAAGGGAAAATGGTTtcctttgaaaaaaagaaaattattttcctcacttttgaaggttttttttttcattggtggaaaatgtttttcttcactagTTCATTTTCTGTAAACCAAATGCTGGAAaatccggaaaatattttcctaaaaggaTTTTTTCGTGGGACAAATAGAGCATAAGTAACCTACTTCAAGGGCTTATTTGCGATGAGGTCTGCTTTGGAGTTTTTTGAGTAAACAACTCCACTTCAATAATGCAATGGAGTTCAGGTTCAATGAGTTTCCCTCTCACTGGAGAAACTCTTGAGCTCGTCACTCCAAGTTACTCTTTTGTCTTTCATCCATTTGAAATAAGAGAGTTCAAAGGTAACAGttattaccattttttttttttcgtagctTGAAGGGTAGACAGATTTAAATATGAGTTGACGAAATGTAGTCCATATTAATTTGGTCTATGGGGAAGTAAAGCACACCAAAGAAAATTGGCACTTGAAACTCAATTAGCTTGGTTTGGGTTTCAACCTCGTTGGACATATGGGGTGTGTGTGTCTGTGTGTGTAATTGTAATGTTCTGGTCTAAAGATAATCCACTTATCCACATAAACAACTGAGGAATTGGGTACGTATGTTTTGGGGAAATTTCAAATAGGACCTCGAAAGTGGGGCCATTTTTTCGAAGGCATACCCAAAGTGAATCTTTTCTAAATAAGCTCTTGAGTGACTAGGGAAAACTGTCcgaaaatttctaaacctactatacttttgccaatttaattataaatcttttaattttgttaattcagtcctaaaagcCTTTTCATCTTTGGCCAAACGAGTCAATCTGGTCAGTTTTAGACAAAAATCCATGTGTGGATGCCGGacgtcctatgtggcatcgaTGATGCTGACgtacataatttttaataatattattactTCCAACATGGGTAGCGTTTGGAAGAAATGCACTAAAGAGCTACATTTTATGCTCATCTAAATACCATAGTGAAACTTCTGGGACGATTAAAtgcaaatttccttttttggtggAAATCTTTCTATTTTCAGTCAAAAACTGGGGAACAAGAAAAGTCTAGTGCTCATTTAAAGTTTTGCATTGAAAAGGGTCACTTTTGTTGAACGGACAAAATTCAATCGGGGAACTTGAAGAAGCTCACTGCAAATTGATGACATCTTCCTAAAAAATGAACGACCACTTCGAATGATGTGCAATAATTTGAGCGGTCAAAACAGAAACATGCTTTACGTCAAATTTATCTCTCGAGTTGGAGCCCGTGAACAAATCTCCATCCGATGTTGATTTGAAGACTTTGGATGATTGCCTTTCATTGGGTGCATGAGAATAATGGGAGTTAGCTTTTCTACTGCAGCCGGTCAAACCAAGTATCTAGAGAAAcagaaaatgagggcattttaGGTCGTTATTTGCCGGTCAAACCTTCTTTGACAAAGGTCGATTTGGGGCTCACTTTCTTAATACATTTAATATTGACTTTGTGGGTTTGCTTATCATGGTTGGACTCCACAAGTCAGACAAGAGAAAAGCTCGTGAATTGAGTGCCCTGACGTGAAGAATAAAAAGTGACGAAcaaagcagtttttttttttttgactcaCGGACGTGAACATGGTGGATTTGTGGGGTGAGGTTTATATCCgaattgaattatttatttgcaaatatttttgagCTTAAGTATAATTTAAGTTTAGGAAACACTCAAGCGTGTGAGCAATTGTAATTTTGATTCTCCGTTTATAGTTGATTATTTTCTGCTAGCTCTTCCCGTGGAGTAGATACTGACACTCGGACTGAACCATGTAAATCCTTGGGGCTCTTTATCGTTTCTAATTGATTTCTCTGGTTATCCGCGTTGATTTAATTGTAAAATCCTGTCAGTTTTTGCGTTAACTTTACAACACTTTTAAGAATGGTTGTTTGTTTCATTGTTCATGCACATGTTGGGCACATAAATATGGTCTATTTTGCAAGATAAGGAGTCACAAAACTGAAGAAAAAAATGTAGGTTGTTTCATTATGTGTTGTGGCAGTGACTTTATAGTATTATGTTCAAGGGATCAACCAGTGGAGGAACCCCAAATTGCCATGGAGTTCTGCCTCCAGATTCCGTGGGTTTGCCCCTCATTGGAGAGACTCTTGAGCTCATCACTCCGAGTTACTCCCTTGACCTTCATTCGTTCATCGGCAAGAGAGTTCCGAGATGAGATCTTTCCTCCTAGGTTTCTAGTGATTGTAGGGATATGCCACTTCTAAATGTGAGTTGATGGAATATAGTCAGTATGAGGTCTTGTGTGGGGGAAGCAAAACAAACCAAAGCGAATTggctaggggtgtgcatgatCCGGTCCCAATATGGAACTGGGGACCGGACCGGTAATCCCAGTCTCCAAATTTTCGGGATCGGGGACCGGACTGAGACATGATCGGCTTGGGACCGGCGGTCCAATCCTGTCCCGATGGGACCGCTAATACCAGCTGCTTATAGAAATCAAACTTTTTAATCTAAACTAACAACTTCCAATCTCAATCATCCAACCTAATAAAACATGACCATCGCGCAACCATCACATGCGTACTTATAATgctaaaataatgagaaaagactaaattaggaagaaaaaacaaCCGAAATAGGATTATGCTCATGCGTTATTCTCCTTGAGTTGAAAAAAATCAAGCTTAAAGTGGGATTACACTTGTACTTCACTCAATCCAAGTGCGAACAAGACAATGGGTTTGCATAATATAGTCAAGATAAAACACAGATTGAGTCAACACAAAACACAATCGGAGATTGTATATCGACAAACATGATCGGAGGTTGCGTTGAGAAGGCGAGACATGAACGTCTAGTGAGAGGAGAGAAGTGAGTGTCCAGACTGATCCGATtcagtttgctcacccctagaatTGACACTAGAAAACCCAATTAGCTCGGCTTGGGTTTCAACTTCATTGTGTATATGACTTCTTTGTCAGATTGCAATAGTATGGTGTTAAACGGAAAGATAATCTGTTCAATTATGTAAGCAAGTTAGGGACAGTCTACTCTATGTTTCGGATAAAGTTTGAAGAATTACTGGAGTGAGGCCATTTTTTCAATAGAATCTCTAGAATGAATCATGTCTCAAATAAGTTCTGAAATGagcaatttagtctcaaatcaTCCCAAGTCATAGGCTGGCCAACTTTCGGGCATGCGACTCACGTGCAAATACTCGCAAAAATGGCCGGGCAAATTCGTCCCAAATGTTCTGCAACATATTTTGGAAATGACGGTAACTTCATTTGGTACTTCAATTTAAGAATATGAACAAATTACTTGAGTTACTGCTGTAGTTTAACACGCATAGTTATAGATATAAAtcaatcacacacacacacacacacacacacacacacacacacacacacatatatatatatatatatatatatatatatatatatgaaaaaaatgcacTGCCGTGCTACACTTTATGCTCGTCTAAATATCCTGTTGAAATTTCTTCAaggatttcttttttggtcaaaaacttCTGCGATGATTAAGTGCAGATTCTTTGCGGAGCAGAACTTGATTTCAGTCAGAAAAGGTAACGCGAAAAGTCTAATGCTCTTTTATAGTTTTAGTCGTACAAGGAACCACTCTTGCGGAACCAGGAAAATTCAACTGACTAAGCCCTCTGTGTATTGAtgactaggggtgtgcatggtcgaGTCCCGATATGGAACCAAGGACTGGATCGGTAGtctcggtccccaaattttcgagaTTGGGGGCCGGACCGAGACAAGACCGGCTCGGGACTAGTGGTTCGAGATAGAATCGTTCCGCAATCGGCAATTCAGTCTGGTTCGGTCCTAGTGAGACCGCAAACATCAGCtacttatagaaatctaaccctttGATCTAAACTAAGAACTTATGATCTCaaccatccaacctaataaaaTATACACATGACCATCGTACAATTATCACATGAGTATTTATGATgctaaaataatgagaaaagactaaattaggaagaaaaagacttaaaaaattgaaacaaaattaTGCTCATGCATTATTCTCCTCGAGTTGAAAAgaatcaagctcaaagtggGATTACACTTCTACTTCACTGAATTCAAGTGCGAACAAAACAATGGGCTCGCATAATATAGTCAACGTAAAACAAAGATTGAGTCAAGACAAAGCACGATTGGAGACTGCATATCGACAAACTCGATCAAAGGCTACGTTGCGAAGGCGAGACGTGAACgtcgagagagaggagagaagtgaGTTTCGAGCAGAAGATgggaaaattaggttaactagtttttcaaaaatttctaattgtctatatatatatatatggtctgGTCTTATCTACCATGGAATCAAGGATTAGACtgcccccctcaaggaccggaccccTATTGATGACATCTTCCTTAGACATGAATGAACACTTAAGATGATGCGCAATAATTCAAACAGTCAAAACAAGAAATAGTAGTCTTTTGTATCGTTGATCATGCACATGCTGGGCATCTATAAATATGGTCTCTGTGCAACATTGGAAGAGTCACAAACCTGAAGAGAAACATGTGGGTTCTTCCATTGTGTGTTGCGGCAGCGACTCTACTGTATTATGTTCTCTGGGTCTACAAGTGGAGGAACCCCAAATGCAATGGAGTTTTGCCTCCCGGTTTGATGGGTTTGCCTCTCATCGGGGAGACTCTCGAGCTCTTGATTCCCAGTTACTCTCTCGACCTCCATCCTTTCATCAGAAAGAGAGTTCAGAGGTAACATCGTTCCTCCAATCTTTTGTAGCATTTCAAGCGTGGGTTGATCAAAGATGGTCCTTACTAATTTGGTCTTGCATGGGTTTAACACTTGAAAATTCGATTGGCTTGGCTTGGGATTCGACCTCGTTGTGCATGTCATGCGGGTGTCAAGTTGAGATGGTATCGTGTCGCACTAAACGATTATCTGTTCAACTACATAAACAACTTACGAATCGAGTACTCCATGTTTTCGATCTGTCAGGTTCAGGTTGGTTTCCTACTTTATGAAGTGCAGAAAACTTTTCCATGCTGaatataagaaaaaagaaatggatttTTAGGAAATTGAACGGTGAAAAAGCGCACGTATCCATTCTTAAACTCTTTCGACGATGTATGCTTAAGGGAGTTTGGTCTTTAGGCTTTAGATCAACGATGGAAAATTACATGCTGCCACAAAGGTAACGATTCTCCCGATTCCTGAAGAATTGATAGGATAATCAATGTATTCTGTTTTCAGGTATGGGCCAATATTCCGAACCAATTTAGCAGGTCGGCCTCTCATTGTTTCGGTAGACCCTGAATTTAATAACCACATCCTTCAGCAAGAAGGAAGGCTAGTTGAAATGTGGTACTTTGACACCTTTGCCAAGCTATTTTCAATGGAGGGTGAATCCCGGATGACCAGAGTTGGTCTTGTTCACAAGTACATAAGAAGGATCTTTCTGAGTCACTTTGGCTCCGACATCCTCAGAGAAAAGCTGCTTCAGCAAATAGAGGAAGTGGTTGAGAGAAGCTTAAGAATGTGGTCGAACCAACCGTGCATCGAAGTGAAACTAGCCGCTTCTGCTGTAAAATTCTAGTTTGTCCATTTGGGCTATGTCTTCTTTAGAGTTTACACCATTGAAATTTTCTCCCTGAGCTTACAAGGTTATTTTGTTTACGTGACCATCTTTCAGATGATGTTCGATTTCGCGGGGAAGCAACTTTTTAGTTATGATTCTGACAAGACTTCAGCAGACACTACCGATGAGAGGTTCACCAGGTTCTTAAGAGGTTTCATGGCCTTTCCTTTGAATGTCCCGGGTACTGCATACCGTAGGTGCCTAAAGGTACTTGACAATTGCGACACCTCTTCTGTTTTCTTAGATGTTTTCGTTAGAAGAAAATCTCGATCTCTCATTTCATTTTCTCCTGAAATTAGAAAGTGCATTTAGTGCCAACTTTACAAGCTAAATGGTTAAGAAAATAGAATGTTTTTCCTTCAGCTATGGAGGAATGACAGAATAGGTTTCAGGGAGTTGAAAAACATGGATTATGAATTGGTAAACTAGTTTAAGGCAAACCTTGGAAACAGAAAAACTTTTGAGCTAAACATGCGGATCATGATCTTTTTGACAATTCATCTTTCCCTCTAGGAACACAGGAAATTGATTGATATGCTCAAAGATATTCTGAGGAAGAGACTCAATTCAAGGAAAACAAGCAGCGTGGATTTTCTCGATCAGGCAATTGACAGCATGGACAACCAGGAGTTCCTGACAGAGGATTTCATAGTTCATATGATGTTTGCTGGCATCTTTGCAAGCTCTGAGTCTATTTCGTCAATGCTGGCTATGATCTTCAAGTTACTTTCTGAGAACCCAGCAGTCCTAGAGGAATTAAGGGTATGAGGATGTACTCAACATGTATGAGCTTACAATATCTCAAAAATTGCTCAATAATGGCAATGATTATACTGTAGGCCGAGCACTCACGGATCCTTGAAAGGAGAGAGGGGCAAATTACTGCACTTTGTTGGGATGAATACAAGTCGATGACTTTCACGATGCAGGTGACGCCGAACCCCTTCACAGGGGTTTTCATATCTATGCCTTCCATGCTTCAACGAAGAATCGTGTTCCAACATGTAAAAGTACTCTTTGGAAAATAACTTCAGGTAGTAAATGAAACACTCAGGCTGGGCAATGCTGCGCCAGGGCAACTCCGAAGAGCAGTGCGAGATATCCCAGTAAATGGTGAGTGGTCTCGATGGACGTTCGCACTTTCGAAAGACGAGTCAGCAAAATAATCTCACAAAAAATGCACTTGTAGGATTTATGATCCCAAAAGGGTGGCCAATCATGGTAGTCACGACTGCTCTTCATACAAATCAC includes these proteins:
- the LOC115726952 gene encoding cucurbitadienol 11-hydroxylase-like, with the protein product MWVLPLCVAAATLLYYVLWVYKWRNPKCNGVLPPGLMGLPLIGETLELLIPSYSLDLHPFIRKRVQRYGPIFRTNLAGRPLIVSVDPEFNNHILQQEGRLVEMWYFDTFAKLFSMEGESRMTRVGLVHKYIRRIFLSHFGSDILREKLLQQIEEVVERSLRMWSNQPCIEVKLAASAMMFDFAGKQLFSYDSDKTSADTTDERFTRFLRGFMAFPLNVPGTAYRRCLKEHRKLIDMLKDILRKRLNSRKTSSVDFLDQAIDSMDNQEFLTEDFIVHMMFAGIFASSESISSMLAMIFKLLSENPAVLEELRAEHSRILERREGQITALCWDEYKSMTFTMQVTPNPFTGVFISMPSMLQRRIVFQHVKVLFGK